The Musa acuminata AAA Group cultivar baxijiao chromosome BXJ2-2, Cavendish_Baxijiao_AAA, whole genome shotgun sequence genome has a segment encoding these proteins:
- the LOC135605138 gene encoding uncharacterized protein LOC135605138: protein MADAMKQILTKPIQLADQVSKWAGDAQTNKQECLELKARADKLAALLRQAARTELYERPARRIMDDTEQVLGKALALVDRCRNRSLVHRVFSITPGAAFVKMCTQIDNSVADVSWLLRVSAPAGDDDDDGGLLHGLCPIAQNEPILTLIWSNIATLHTGQPDARSEAAAALVSLARDNQHFAKLIIEEDGVAPLLRLLKDGKAEGQENAARALGLLGRDSESVDYLVAAGVCSAFAKVLKDGPMKVQAVVAWAVAELAANNPNCQDVFSKNNVVRLLVGHLAFETVEEHSKYSVSSKAMSIHSVVLANKAAASASPLDDGNERTPFPHPDRAQGQSKSNQFHSVVQSTVASAKSSKAAQNQNSTSTGSATVPWKPHQHSLSGSGNRAREMEDPSTKANMKAMAAKALWQLAKGNADICRIITESRALLCFAVLLEKGAGDVRCNSAMALMEIARVAEHSADLRRSAFKPNSPASKAVIDQFLQIVEKGDYNDLLLPSVTALGCLSRTFRATETRIIAPLVRLLDEKEMAVMRESVIALTKFACTENYLNINHSQAIIDAGGARHLIQLVYLGEQVQIEALILLCYIAKHVPDSQELADAQVLNTLSWASKQAHLVQDLRVDELLPEAMTGLELYQSRKL, encoded by the coding sequence ATGGCAGACGCGATGAAGCAGATCCTGACCAAGCCAATCCAGCTGGCGGACCAAGTAAGTAAGTGGGCGGGCGACGCCCAGACGAACAAGCAGGAGTGCTTGGAGCTGAAGGCCCGGGCGGACAAACTCGCGGCCTTACTCCGGCAGGCCGCCCGCACCGAGCTCTACGAGCGACCTGCCCGCCGCATCATGGACGATACAGAGCAGGTCCTCGGCAAGGCCCTGGCCCTCGTCGACCGATGCCGCAACCGCAGCCTCGTGCACCGCGTCTTCAGCATCACGCCCGGCGCCGCCTTCGTCAAGATGTGCACCCAAATCGACAATTCCGTCGCCGATGTCTCCTGGCTCCTCCGCGTCTCCGCGCCGGCtggggacgacgacgacgatggcggCCTGCTCCACGGCCTGTGCCCCATCGCCCAGAACGAGCCCATCCTCACCCTCATCTGGAGCAACATCGCCACGCTCCACACCGGTCAACCTGACGCCCGATCCGAGGCGGCGGCCGCACTCGTCTCCCTCGCCCGCGACAACCAGCACTTCGCCAAGCTCATCATCGAGGAGGACGGCGTCGCTCCCCTCCTACGACTCCTGAAGGATGGCAAGGCCGAGGGGCAAGAGAACGCCGCCCGCGCCCTCGGCCTCCTCGGCCGCGATTCGGAGAGCGTCGACTACCTCGTGGCCGCTGGGGTCTGCTCCGCGTTTGCCAAGGTCCTCAAGGACGGACCCATGAAGGTCCAGGCCGTTGTCGCGTGGGCTGTCGCCGAGCTCGCCGCCAACAATCCCAATTGCCAGGACGTCTTCTCTAAGAACAACGTTGTCCGCCTTCTCGTCGGCCACCTCGCCTTCGAGACCGTCGAAGAGCACAGCAAATACTCCGTGTCGTCCAAGGCGATGTCCATCCACTCCGTCGTCCTCGCCAACAAGGCCGCCGCGTCTGCTTCCCCCCTCGACGACGGCAACGAACGGACTCCGTTCCCGCATCCTGACCGTGCACAAGGCCAGTCCAAAAGCAATCAATTCCATTCCGTAGTGCAATCCACAGTGGCCTCCGCCAAGTCCAGCAAAGCCGCCCAGAACCAAAACAGCACCAGCACCGGTAGCGCAACCGTGCCCTGGAAGCCCCATCAGCATTCTTTGTCGGGGTCCGGCAACAGGGCGAGGGAAATGGAGGACCCCAGCACCAAGGCCAACATGAAGGCCATGGCGGCCAAGGCCCTGTGGCAGCTCGCCAAGGGCAACGCCGACATCTGCAGGAtcatcaccgagtcccgggccctCCTATGCTTCGCGGTGCTCTTGGAGAAAGGCGCAGGAGATGTTCGATGCAATTCTGCAATGGCATTGATGGAAATCGCTCGCGTGGCCGAGCACAGTGCGGACCTGCGGAGGTCCGCGTTCAAGCCCAATTCCCCGGCATCCAAGGCGGTCATCGACCAGTTTCTGCAAATCGTCGAGAAGGGGGATTACAACGACCTGCTCTTACCCAGCGTCACGGCGTTGGGCTGCTTGTCGAGGACGTTCCGAGCGACCGAGACGCGGATCATCGCTCCTCTGGTCCGCTTGCTCGACGAGAAGGAGATGGCTGTCATGAGAGAGTCAGTGATCGCGCTCACCAAGTTTGCTTGCACCGAGAATTATCTGAACATTAACCATTCCCAGGCTATCATCGACGCCGGAGGTGCGAGGCACCTGATCCAGCTAGTGTACCTGGGAGAGCAGGTGCAGATCGAGGCTTTGATCCTCCTGTGCTACATTGCCAAGCATGTGCCTGACAGCCAGGAACTCGCGGACGCCCAGGTGCTCAACACGCTTTCCTGGGCTTCCAAGCAGGCGCACCTGGTGCAGGACTTGCGGGTGGACGAACTGTTGCCGGAGGCCATGACCGGATTGGAGCTCTACCAGTCCCGAAAGCTCTAA